The DNA sequence CCGCCTCGCCCTCGATGCGCAGGTCGGCGCGCAGTGCCACACCCGCCGTCAACGAGCCCGAGATGAGTCCGTCGAGCAGCGCCTGGTCGGTCACCACCAGGGTGGCCAATGCCGTCGTCGCGACCGGACCGGGAATCAGTGCCCTGGCCGCCTCCTCGACCATGGCGCACAGATCCTGGATCGATCCGCCGGCTCCGCCGGCCTCCTCGGACACCGCGACGCCGAACAACCCGAGATCGGCCAGCCCGGCGAAGATCGGCCGCCACGCATCCGGGCGGCCCTGCTCGACCTCGCGCACCGCGGCATGGGTGGACGCCGACGCAGCCCAGCTCCGGACCAACTCGCGGGCGGCAAACTGTTCGTCGGTGATGGTCGCGGACACCGTCGGCTCCTAGGTTTCGCACAGACAAGGCCACACGGCCCACTAGAACGTGTTCTAATAGTGCCAGCGATCCACCGTCAAGTCGACGTCCATCCCAGCAGGACACGGGCCCGACATCGGCTCGGACAAACACCAGACGCACCCTGGCAATGCGTATCGTTTTGTCACGAACGCACTCGGAAGGAGCCGACCACACCATGTCATCGCCCGCGCAGAAGTCGTCGGCCGGTTCCGGGTCGCAGCCGCGCGAGGTCATGCCGGTGTCGGTTCTCGCCGAGTCCGAACTGGGTTCCGAAGCCCAGCGCGAACGCCGCAAGCGGATCCTGGACGCCACCATGGCCATCGCCTCCAAGGGCGGTTACGAGGCGGTGCAGATGCGGGCGGTCGCCGACCGCGCCGATGTCGCGGTGGGCACGCTCTACCGTTACTTCCCCTCGAAGGTGCACCTGCTGGTCTCGGCCCTGGCCCGCGAGTTCGAGCGGATCGACAACAAGACCGACCGCAGCGCGATGACCGGTGGCACACCGTTCCAGCGGCTCAACTTCATGGTGGGCAAGCTGAACCGGGCGATGCAGCGCAACCCGCTGCTGACCGAGGCGATGACCCGGGCTTATGTGTTCGCCGACGCCTCCGCCGCCGGTGAGGTTGATCACGTCGAGAAGATCATCGACAGCATGTTCGCCCGGGCGATGAGTGACGGTGAGCCGACCGAAGACCAGTACCACATCGCCCGGGTCATCTCCGATGTCTGGCTGTCGAATCTGCTTGCCTGGCTGACGCGCCGGGCTTCGGCCACCGATGTCAGCAAACGTCTGGATCTGGCGGTGCGCCTGCTGATCGGCGACGACGGATCCGCCTAGTTCCGGTGGCCCCCGCCGATCTGCCCGACGATCTGCATCGCGCGCTCGGTGCTGTCGCCCGGGTTCCGCGCCTTCTGGTGGCCTCGGATTTCGACGGCACCATCGCCCCGATCGTGGCCAATCCCGGCGACGCCCGTCCGATCCCGGCTGCCGCCGACGCGCTGGCCTCGCTAGCCGCGCTGCCGGCGACGTCCGCCGCGCTGATCTCCGGGCGGGCCCTGCGCGATCTGAGCCTGCTGTCGGGGGCACCGGCCGACGTTGCACTGGTGGGTAGTCACGGCTCGGAATTCGACACCGGTTTCCTCGACGCGGTAGACGATTCCGCCAAGGCGCTGCTGGCCGAGCTCGAGCAGGTCATGGCCGACCTCGCTGCCCGGTACCCCGGTTCCAGCATCGAGACCAAACCCGTCAGCGTCGCCTTCCATGTCCGCAACGCCGCCCCCGAACACGCGCAGGAAGCCCTGCAGGCCGCGCTGGAGGCGGTGTCCAGCTGGGATGTGCACGTCACCGAGGGCAAGGCGGTGCGGGAGTTCGCGGTGATCGACACCGACAAGGGCGCGGCGCTGGACCTGCTGCGACGCCGTGACCAGGCGGACGCCGCCGTGTTCTTCGGCGACGACGTCACCGACGAGAAGGCATTCGGCCGGTTGGCCGGCGATGACATCGGGGTCAAGGTCGGGCCCGGCGACACCCGCGCCGGTTACCGGGTACAGACCCCCGAGGATGTGGCGCGCGCGCTGCAGATACTGCGCGATCTGCGCCGGGACTGGCTGGGTTAAGCCGGCGGTCCGGCGGTGCGACCACGGATCATCTCGGTGGGCAGCACGTCGATGACGGGCAGTCCGTCACGGGGCGGGTTGTGCAACAGCCGCCCGGCCCGCTTGCCCTTCTCCAGGCTGGGCTGCGAGACCGTCGTCAGACCACGGTTCAGCGCTTCGGGGATACCGTCGAACCCGGTCACGGTCATCTGTCCGGGAACGTAAATGCCATGCGCGCGAAGGTAATCCATTGCCGATATCGCCAGCACGTCGGTGGTGCACATCAGCGCGGTCAAGTGCGGGTTGGCCTGCAGCGCCAGTTCGGCAGCGGCGGCGCCGGAGGCCGGCAGGTGTTCGTAGCTCTCGATGATCGTGAGGCGCCCGGGGTCCAGACCCGCAGCGCTCATCGCGTCCCGCACCCCGGCGATCCGCTCGGTTTGCACGTGAAAGTGCGACTGCCGCAAGCGATCCGAAGTGACCATTCCGGCGGGCTGTCCGCCGGCGCCCGGTTGGGCGCCCAGGCGCATCGTCAGCAGCCCGATCTCGTGGTGACCCAGACCCACCACGTAGTCGGCGAGGCCACGCATCGCCGACCGGTCGTCGATACACACCCGGGAGGCGCCCGGGACATCCTTGGGCTGGTCGACGACGACGATCGGGAGGTGACGTTGCAGCACGGTCTGCAGATAGGTGTCGTCGTCGGAGGCGGCGTAGATGACGAACCCGTCCACTCCGGCCGACAGCACTGCATTGGTGCCGTCGGAGACGCTGCGGCCCGGCCCCGCCGCCACCAGCAGCAGACCCTGGCCCGCCTCTTCGCAGGATTCAGCAAGGCCGGCAACGAAATTGAGGGCAGCCGGATCACTGAAGGAATAAGTCAACGGCTCGGTGATGAGCAGACCGACCGCACCGGCCTTGCGGGTGCGCAGCGAGCGGGCCACCGGGTCTGGGCCGGGATAGCCCAGCCGCTTGGCGGTGGCCAGCACCCGCTCACGCAGGTCGGCCGACAACTGGTCGGGCCGGTTGTAGGCATTGGAGATGGTGGTGCGCGACACCTTGAGTTCGGCAGCCAACGAGGCCAGCGTCGCCCGGCGCCGCGGCGCGGGACTTCTGGACATGCTCTGTGAGATTAGTGGATCACTGTGCAGGTTCCCCGCAGGAGTCCGATAGCCTTTCATTGGAAACGGTTTTCATTTGTATTACGAGGAGTGGTCGTGCGGGTTGGAACGGTTGTCGCGGTATCGGCACTGGTGCTGTCGGTAGGGCTGAGCGCGTGCGGCAGTGACAAGAAGTCCGACGGGGCCGGCGCCGCCACCACCCCGACCGTCGTCGCCTCCACCAACGTCTGGGGCAGCGTCGCCAAGGCCATCGCCGGCGACCACGCCAAGGTGTCCTCGATCATCACCGATCCGGCAGCCGACCCCCACTCCTTCGAGGCCAGCCCCTCGGACGCGGCCGCCATCACCGACGCCAGCCTCGTGGTCTACAACGGCGGCGGCTACGACCACTGGGTCGACGACATTCTGGCCGGCCACCCGAACGTCGCCTCGATCGACGCCTACAAACTCCTCGCCGCACCCGGCGAACCCACCCCCGCCAACGAGCACGTCTTCTACGATTTGGCCACCACCAAGGCGGTGGCCACCTCGATCGGCGACAAGCTCGCCCAGGAGGACCCCGCGCACGCGGCCGACTACAAGACCAACGTCGCCAACTTCAACCGCAGCGCCGACGCGATCGAACAGATCGAGCAGGCGATCCGCACCACTCACCCGGGCGCGGCCGTGGTGGCCACCGAGCCCGTCGCACATTATCTTCTGGTCGCCGCCGGGCTCACCGACAAGACACCGCAGGGCTTCGCCAACGCGATCGAACAGGACAGCGACCCCGCACCGGTCGACGTCGCCGCCATGCTGGACCTGATCAAGGGCCGCCAGGTCGCTGCGGTGGTGTTCAACGAACAGACCATCACCCCGGTCACCAAGCAGGTCCAGGAGGCCGCCCAGAGCGCCGGTGTGCCGGTCGTCGGGGTCACCGAGACGCTGCCAGCAGGCAAGGACTACCTGACCTGGCAGCGTGAGACCGCGGACCGGTTGGCGGGCGCACTGCAGCAGCACCGATAATCACTGCTTGTGGCTGCCGAGGTCGTTTCGCTGACCGGTGCCCGGTTGGCCTTCGGCGACCGGGTGCTGTGGGACCACCTCGACCTGACGGTGTCGGCCGGTGAGTTCATCGCCATCCTGGGTCCGAACGGAACAGGTAAGACGTCACTGCTCAAGGTCCTGCTCGGCCAGCTGCCGCTGACCGCGGGCACCGCGACGATCCAGGGAAGCCCGATCGAAGCAGGCAGCGAGAAGATCGGCTACGTGCCCCAGCACCGGGCCGTCGACCGTGGGCTGAGCCTGCGCGGACGTGACCTGGTACAGCTGGGTATCGACGGACACCGCTGGGGAGCGGCCCCGCTCAGCCGCGCCGCACGCCACCACCGCCGGGAGGCCGTCGAGCGGGCGCTGGCCCAGGTTCACGCGCTGAAGCTGGCGAAAGTGGCCGTCGGCGTGATGTCCGGTGGCGAGCTGCAGCGGGTTCGCATCGCCCAGGCACTGGCCAGCGACCCGGTGCTGCTGCTGTGCGACGAGCCGCTGCTGAACCTCGACCCCGCCAATGCCCGCCTGGTCGCCCAGCTCATCGACCGTCGCAGGCGGTCCGGGACCGCGGTGCTGTTCGTGACCCACGAGGTCAATCCGGTGCTGCCCTACGTCGACCGGGTCATCTATCTGGTCGACGGCAGATTCCGGATCGGCACGGTGGCCGAGGTGATGACGTCGGAAACCCTCTCCGAGCTGTACCGGGCGGACATTCAGGTGGTCCAGGTGGGCAATCGCTACGTGGTGGTGGGCGAGCACTTCGACCATTCCGGACACGCCCAGGGCCATACCCATGAGTGACGAACTCGCCCACCTGCTGGGCCACCTGTTCTCGTTCCACATCACCGCGGACCTGCTCAGCCGTGACTTCGTCCAGCAGGCACTCATCGCGGCCGCCCTGCTGGCATTGGTGGCCGGGCTGATCGGGCCGTTCATCGTGATGCGGCAGATGTCGTTCGCGGTACACGGATCCAGCGAACTGTCCCTGACCGGCGCCGCCTTCGCGCTGCTGGCCGGCTTCAACGTCGGGATCGGCGCCCTGCTGGGCTGCGGCCTGGCGGCCATCCTGTTCGGGGTGCTCGGTCAGCGGGCGAGGGAACGTGACTCCGCGATCGGGGTGGTACTGGCGTTCGGCCTCGGCATGGCGGTGCTGTTCATCCACCTCTACCCGGGCCGCACCGGCACCAGCTTCGCGCTGCTGACCGGACAGATCGTCGGGGTGGGCTACTCCGGCCTCACGCTGCTGGTCGGGGTGACGGTCGCGGTGGTCGCGGTGCTGGCCGTCAGCTACCGCCCCCTGCTGTTCGCCACCGCCGACCCGGAGGTGGCGGCCGCACGCGGTGTTCCGGTCCGAGCCCTGGGTATCGTGTTCGCCGCCCTGGTCGGGGTGGTCGCCGCTCAGGGCGTGCAGATCGTCGGTGCGCTGCTGGTGATGTCGCTGCTCATCACCCCGGCGGCCGCAGCGGCCCGGGTATTCAGCTCCCCGGTGGCGGTGATCGCGGCGTCGGTGGTCTTCGCCGAGGTGTCCGCGGTCGCCGGCATCGTGTTGTCGCTGGCGCCCGGGGTTCCGGTATCGGTGTTCGTCACCACCATCTCGTTCGTGATCTACCTGGTGTGCTGGGCGATCAGCCGGCGCCGGCACGACCCCGCTGCGGCGTAGGGCGGTTCCTCGGGCCTCTCGCCCCATAGGCTGGCCTGGTGCCATCAGTAGACCTGAACGCGGACCTAGGCGAAGGCTTCGGGGTGTGGGAACTCGGCGATGACGACGCCATGCTGGCGATCGTCACCAGCGCCAACCTGGCGTGCGGTTTCCACGCCGGTAACCCGGTGCGACTGGCCCGCACCTGCGAGTCCGCCGTGCAATCGGGTGTGCAGATCGGGGCCCAGGTCGGGTACTTCGACCTCGCGGGCTTCGGCCGCCGCTACATCGATGTGGAACCCGCCGAACTGACCGCCGACATCATCTACCAGATCGGCGCGCTGGAGGCACTGGCCAAGGCCGCCGGGTCGGCGGTCGGCTACGTCAAACCCCATGGCGCGCTGTACAACACGATCGTCACCGACCGCGCACAGGCGCGTGCGGTTGCGCGCGCCGTGCGCGCCGTCGATCCGGGCCTACCGGTGCTGGGACTTGCCGGATCGGTGTTCTTCGAGGAGGCCGCCGAACTCGGCCTACGCACCGTCGCCGAGGCATTCGCCGATCGGGCCTACGAACCCGACGGACAACTCGTCTCCCGCCGCCGTTCCGGGGCTGTCCTGCACGACCCGGTCCAGATCGCCGAACGCGTCGCCATGATGGTGACCACCGGAGCGGTCACCGCGGTCGACGGCACCACGATCACGGTGGAAGTGGAATCGGTCTGCGTGCATGGTGATTCACCCGGTGCGGTCACGATCGCCGCCGCCGTGCGCGACAGACTGCTCGCCGACGGCATCGAACTGACGTCGTTCACCTGATGCGGCTGAAGCTGGGCCGACCGGACCTGAGCCGGGCCGGGATCAATCGGCTGGCCGCCGTGCTGGCCGGTACACACCCATGCGAGTACTGTCCCGGCTGGCCGATCGGGACGGCGTAGGCCTGCATCTGCCGACGATATGGCAGCGCACCGATCCGTGGAGCTGACTCAGCGCGAACCGGCCGGCGGCAGCAGCGCCATCTCCCGGGCGTTCTTGATCGCGGTAGCCACCATGCGCTGCTGCTGAACGGTCAACCCGGTCACCGCGCGCGAGCGAATCTTGCCCTTCTCGCTGATGAAGGTCCGCAACAGCTGGACATCTTTGTAGTCCACCGTCGTGATGCCCAGGGCGCGAAGCTGATTGGTGCGCCGCTTGGCCGGCACAGCGTTCGGTTTCGGGCGCCGGCCGGCCATCAGCGTTCCTCCTTGAAGTCGACGTGCCGCCGGACTATGGGGTCGTACTTCTTGAGCACCAGCCGGTCCGGGTCGTTGCGGCGATTCTTGCGGGTGACGTAGGTGTACCCGGTTCCGGCCGTCGACCGCAGCTTGATCTTGGGACGAATGTCGTTGCGCGCCATCAGCGGGACCCACCCTCTCCTTAATAGCAATGATTTTCAACAAGCTCTCCGGCGAACTGTAGCTGAAACCCGCGCTAAATGACAATCGTTGTCATTTAGCGCGGAGCGTGGTCCACCCGGACCGAGGCACGCCCGTAGGGTGGGCGGGTGACTTGGCACGCTCAGACCGCCCCGACAGTGCAGGGCGCAGCCTCGTGCTGATCGGCGCGCTGGTGGCACTGGTCGTTGTGCTCGTCTTCGCCATCGTGCGGCCGGCCGGCTGGTCGGAAGCGGTCGCGGCGGTCCCTGCGGCAGCCATCGTCGTCGCCATCGGCGCGGTGTCGCCGCGCGACGCACTCACCGAGATGAACCGCATGCTGCCGGTGGTGCTGTTCCTGGCCGCCGTGCTCGTACTGGCCAGCCTGTGCGACGACGAGGGCCTGTTCGACGCCGCCGGCGCATGGATGGCCAGGACCAGTTCGGGCAACCCCCGGCGCCTGCTCGGCCAGGTTTTCGTGGTCGCGGCAGCGACGACGGCAGTCCTGAGCCTGGACGCCACGGTGGTGCTGCTGACCCCGGTGGTACTGGCCACCGTGCGGACCTTGCGGGTGCCAGCCCGTCCGCACCTCTACGCCACCGCCCACCTGTCCAACACGGCGTCACTGCTGCTGCCGGTCTCCAACCTCACCAATCTGCTGGCATTCAGCGCCGCAGGGTTGTCGTTCACCACGTTCAGTGCGCTCATGGCCGCACCATGGCTGGTGGCGGTGGCCGCCGAGTACGGCATGTTCCGGTGGGTGTTCCGCCGCGACCTCGCCGAACTCCCGGTGGCCAAGGTCCCCGAGTCCGGTGAGCGACCGGTCTTCGTGCTCGTGGTGCTGGCTTTGACGCTGGTGGGCTTCGCCGTCACCTCGTTCACCGGCTTGTCGCCGGCCTGGGCGGCCCTCGCCGGTGCAGTCGTGCTGGGTGTGCGCTCACTTGCCCAGCGGCGCAGCACGATCGGTGGGGTCATCAGGTCGTTGAACCTGCCGTTCTGCTTGTTCGTGCTGGCACTGGCCGTGGTGGTCAAGGCCGTCATGGTCAACGGCCTGGACACCGCGGCCGGTGACCTGCTGCCCTCCGGCGACGGGCTGGTTGCCCTGCTCGGCATCGCCGCGCTGGCCGCGGTGCTGTCCAACGTCGTCAACAACCTGCCGGCGGTACTGGTACTGCTACCACTGGTGAGCGGCCCCGCCGCGGTGCTCGCCGTGCTGATCGGCGTCAACATCGGACCCAACCTGACCTACGTCGGCTCCCTGGCCAACCTGCTGTGGCGGCGGGTGCTACATCAGGCGGACGAGCCCACCAGCGTGCGCGAATTCACCTGGCTGGGTCTGCTGACCGTGCCACTGTGTCTCGTCCTCGCCGTGGTGGCGCTGTGGGCGGGGCTCCGGCTGATCGGGGCCTGACTGTCAACCCCGCCCCGGGGCAGCGCACAGCGTGCCGGCGACCGCCAGGATCGACGCCTGCAGGTCCGCCTCGGAGATGTCCTTCAGGCCGGTGGCCGCTCGCAGGAAATCTCCGAACAGACACCAACTCACAGAGACCGCAAGGCTATGTGCCGCAGCAAGTCTGGTCTCGCGATTGTCGCCGTGCCGGCGCAGCATCGGTTCCAAGATCCGTGCCACGTTGGGGAAGGTGGACTGCAACTCCCCCACCGGAAAGCCGTCGAGGGAGACCCTCGCGATGACCCGCAGGTGGCGATCGATCGCGGCCTGGGCCACCGCGGGCTCGGGCGAACTGGCGATCAGAGCACTGAAATGCGAGCCGAGCCAGGTGAGCACGGCGCCGACGAGTTGATCCTTGGTGCCGAAATGGCGGTAAACGAGCCCGTGGTTGACGCCCGCACGCGCCGCGACATCCCTGATCGAGGTGGCTGTCGGACCGCGCTCGGCGAACAGATCGGCAGCCGCCGCCAGGATGGCATCCGTTACCTCTTCCCTGCCCCGCGGACAGGCCACCTCCGATGCCGTTGCCGACGATGTAGTCATGTGACTACGATACTCACCATCGGCTGTAGTCGCTCGACTACGACGGCACCTTTCAGGAGAGTTCGCGATGACAAGCACAGTGACTGTGACGAAATTGTCCAGCCGGATCGGAGCCCAGATCGACGGTGTCCGGTTGGGCGGGGACCTCGACCCTGACGCGGTACAGCTGATCGCACAAGCCCTGCTGGACAACAAGGTGGTGTTCTTCCGGGGCCAACATCACCTCGACGACGCCCGACAGCAGGAATTCGGACGGCTACTGGGAACGCCAGTCGCACACCCATCCATCAAGCACGCCGACCCGGACAAGGCACTGATCCAGCCGCTGGACTCCGAGTGGGGCAAGGCCACCCAGTGGCACACCGACGTCACCTTCCAGACCGCCTACCCCAAGGCCTCGATCCTGCGAGCGGTGATCCTGCCCAGCTACGGCGGATCGACCCTGTGGGCCAACACCGCGGCCGCCTACGATGCCCTGCCCTCGAGCCTCAAGAGGCTCACCGAAGACCTGTGGGCGTTGCACTCCAACCAGTTCGACTATGCGGTGAGCAACAAGATCAGCGAGATCAAGGGCGAGATCAACGAGTTGGCCGAATTCACCGCAGC is a window from the Mycolicibacterium anyangense genome containing:
- the kstR gene encoding cholesterol catabolism transcriptional regulator KstR; translation: MSSPAQKSSAGSGSQPREVMPVSVLAESELGSEAQRERRKRILDATMAIASKGGYEAVQMRAVADRADVAVGTLYRYFPSKVHLLVSALAREFERIDNKTDRSAMTGGTPFQRLNFMVGKLNRAMQRNPLLTEAMTRAYVFADASAAGEVDHVEKIIDSMFARAMSDGEPTEDQYHIARVISDVWLSNLLAWLTRRASATDVSKRLDLAVRLLIGDDGSA
- a CDS encoding LacI family DNA-binding transcriptional regulator, which produces MSRSPAPRRRATLASLAAELKVSRTTISNAYNRPDQLSADLRERVLATAKRLGYPGPDPVARSLRTRKAGAVGLLITEPLTYSFSDPAALNFVAGLAESCEEAGQGLLLVAAGPGRSVSDGTNAVLSAGVDGFVIYAASDDDTYLQTVLQRHLPIVVVDQPKDVPGASRVCIDDRSAMRGLADYVVGLGHHEIGLLTMRLGAQPGAGGQPAGMVTSDRLRQSHFHVQTERIAGVRDAMSAAGLDPGRLTIIESYEHLPASGAAAAELALQANPHLTALMCTTDVLAISAMDYLRAHGIYVPGQMTVTGFDGIPEALNRGLTTVSQPSLEKGKRAGRLLHNPPRDGLPVIDVLPTEMIRGRTAGPPA
- a CDS encoding metal ABC transporter solute-binding protein, Zn/Mn family, whose protein sequence is MRVGTVVAVSALVLSVGLSACGSDKKSDGAGAATTPTVVASTNVWGSVAKAIAGDHAKVSSIITDPAADPHSFEASPSDAAAITDASLVVYNGGGYDHWVDDILAGHPNVASIDAYKLLAAPGEPTPANEHVFYDLATTKAVATSIGDKLAQEDPAHAADYKTNVANFNRSADAIEQIEQAIRTTHPGAAVVATEPVAHYLLVAAGLTDKTPQGFANAIEQDSDPAPVDVAAMLDLIKGRQVAAVVFNEQTITPVTKQVQEAAQSAGVPVVGVTETLPAGKDYLTWQRETADRLAGALQQHR
- a CDS encoding metal ABC transporter ATP-binding protein, whose amino-acid sequence is MAAEVVSLTGARLAFGDRVLWDHLDLTVSAGEFIAILGPNGTGKTSLLKVLLGQLPLTAGTATIQGSPIEAGSEKIGYVPQHRAVDRGLSLRGRDLVQLGIDGHRWGAAPLSRAARHHRREAVERALAQVHALKLAKVAVGVMSGGELQRVRIAQALASDPVLLLCDEPLLNLDPANARLVAQLIDRRRRSGTAVLFVTHEVNPVLPYVDRVIYLVDGRFRIGTVAEVMTSETLSELYRADIQVVQVGNRYVVVGEHFDHSGHAQGHTHE
- a CDS encoding metal ABC transporter permease translates to MSDELAHLLGHLFSFHITADLLSRDFVQQALIAAALLALVAGLIGPFIVMRQMSFAVHGSSELSLTGAAFALLAGFNVGIGALLGCGLAAILFGVLGQRARERDSAIGVVLAFGLGMAVLFIHLYPGRTGTSFALLTGQIVGVGYSGLTLLVGVTVAVVAVLAVSYRPLLFATADPEVAAARGVPVRALGIVFAALVGVVAAQGVQIVGALLVMSLLITPAAAAARVFSSPVAVIAASVVFAEVSAVAGIVLSLAPGVPVSVFVTTISFVIYLVCWAISRRRHDPAAA
- a CDS encoding LamB/YcsF family protein, with amino-acid sequence MPSVDLNADLGEGFGVWELGDDDAMLAIVTSANLACGFHAGNPVRLARTCESAVQSGVQIGAQVGYFDLAGFGRRYIDVEPAELTADIIYQIGALEALAKAAGSAVGYVKPHGALYNTIVTDRAQARAVARAVRAVDPGLPVLGLAGSVFFEEAAELGLRTVAEAFADRAYEPDGQLVSRRRSGAVLHDPVQIAERVAMMVTTGAVTAVDGTTITVEVESVCVHGDSPGAVTIAAAVRDRLLADGIELTSFT
- the rpsR gene encoding 30S ribosomal protein S18; amino-acid sequence: MAGRRPKPNAVPAKRRTNQLRALGITTVDYKDVQLLRTFISEKGKIRSRAVTGLTVQQQRMVATAIKNAREMALLPPAGSR
- the rpmG gene encoding 50S ribosomal protein L33; amino-acid sequence: MARNDIRPKIKLRSTAGTGYTYVTRKNRRNDPDRLVLKKYDPIVRRHVDFKEER
- a CDS encoding SLC13 family permease encodes the protein MIGALVALVVVLVFAIVRPAGWSEAVAAVPAAAIVVAIGAVSPRDALTEMNRMLPVVLFLAAVLVLASLCDDEGLFDAAGAWMARTSSGNPRRLLGQVFVVAAATTAVLSLDATVVLLTPVVLATVRTLRVPARPHLYATAHLSNTASLLLPVSNLTNLLAFSAAGLSFTTFSALMAAPWLVAVAAEYGMFRWVFRRDLAELPVAKVPESGERPVFVLVVLALTLVGFAVTSFTGLSPAWAALAGAVVLGVRSLAQRRSTIGGVIRSLNLPFCLFVLALAVVVKAVMVNGLDTAAGDLLPSGDGLVALLGIAALAAVLSNVVNNLPAVLVLLPLVSGPAAVLAVLIGVNIGPNLTYVGSLANLLWRRVLHQADEPTSVREFTWLGLLTVPLCLVLAVVALWAGLRLIGA
- a CDS encoding TetR/AcrR family transcriptional regulator codes for the protein MTTSSATASEVACPRGREEVTDAILAAAADLFAERGPTATSIRDVAARAGVNHGLVYRHFGTKDQLVGAVLTWLGSHFSALIASSPEPAVAQAAIDRHLRVIARVSLDGFPVGELQSTFPNVARILEPMLRRHGDNRETRLAAAHSLAVSVSWCLFGDFLRAATGLKDISEADLQASILAVAGTLCAAPGRG
- a CDS encoding TauD/TfdA dioxygenase family protein, with the protein product MTSTVTVTKLSSRIGAQIDGVRLGGDLDPDAVQLIAQALLDNKVVFFRGQHHLDDARQQEFGRLLGTPVAHPSIKHADPDKALIQPLDSEWGKATQWHTDVTFQTAYPKASILRAVILPSYGGSTLWANTAAAYDALPSSLKRLTEDLWALHSNQFDYAVSNKISEIKGEINELAEFTAADFRTEHPVVRVHPETGERSLLLGSFVKYFLGLDPHESATVLELLQRRITQPENVIRWEWQPGDVAIWDNRATQHRAIDNYDNQRRLVHRVTLAGDVPQSIDGRHSRGAGNANRDRAAA